From a region of the Gossypium raimondii isolate GPD5lz chromosome 10, ASM2569854v1, whole genome shotgun sequence genome:
- the LOC105775566 gene encoding uncharacterized protein LOC105775566: MVGKERVTAATQSTLISLSRVKEEDPIVVKVQGQTQANTLNYWMGRNTPLRFLMRDYCERTGAVFKYTTFHVDGLRIASTKTPHDLGMEDGDIIDANSNQSGG, translated from the coding sequence ATGGTTGGAAAGGAAAGAGTGACAGCAGCAACTCAATCGACATTGATAAGTCTATCTCGAGTGAAAGAAGAGGATCCCATTGTTGTGAAAGTGCAAGGGCAGACGCAAGCCAATACGCTTAACTATTGGATGGGCCGAAACACGCCGCTGCGTTTTCTGATGCGTGATTACTGCGAGAGGACTGGTGCTGTTTTCAAATATACGACGTTCCATGTAGATGGTTTACGTATAGCATCTACCAAAACTCCCCATGATTTGGGGATGGAAGACGGTGATATCATCGATGCAAATTCCAACCAGTCTGGTGGCTGA